From the Hyphomicrobium sp. ghe19 genome, one window contains:
- a CDS encoding Hint domain-containing protein — MSQIKTQMAQSGDVTKVCPGRTRRNVIAIAGIVGSTALASTITARSAFAGLARAADGPGNSASTNDRFCDTRSESGGNLRGNSDSSHHICQGGGGGNSGGGNGNAGGGNSGGGGGGGGGGNSGGGSANAGGGKSGGGGADGGGGSSGGGGGWDFGFGGDGPSSGGSGWGGGGGGRLACFLAGTKILTASAEKTVQDLRVGDTLPTISGGTRAIQKIRSWTAERPDNEKWSDDVAPIKVCQGALGPNIPRKDLYLSPNHALYVDGVLIPARNLVNGRSIVRCSDYDRDSITYFHIEFEDHHVIWANGAPVESRFVESMTPFAPIWTGGRRFELNSRLRSAISPWFDTRTTFDKIRDRIEERSEFEFAIA, encoded by the coding sequence ATGTCCCAGATTAAAACGCAAATGGCCCAGTCCGGCGATGTGACGAAGGTCTGCCCTGGAAGAACACGGCGCAATGTCATTGCAATTGCGGGTATCGTTGGCTCTACGGCTCTCGCATCGACTATCACAGCGAGAAGCGCTTTCGCCGGATTGGCCCGTGCGGCCGACGGCCCTGGGAATAGCGCAAGCACGAATGATCGATTTTGCGACACCCGTAGCGAAAGCGGCGGTAATTTGCGCGGCAATTCGGATTCTTCCCATCATATCTGCCAAGGCGGCGGAGGCGGAAATTCCGGCGGCGGTAATGGCAACGCTGGCGGCGGGAACTCCGGCGGTGGTGGCGGTGGCGGCGGCGGTGGCAATTCCGGTGGCGGCAGTGCTAACGCTGGTGGCGGAAAGTCCGGCGGCGGCGGCGCCGATGGTGGCGGTGGCAGTTCCGGCGGCGGCGGTGGCTGGGACTTTGGTTTTGGAGGCGACGGCCCGAGTTCCGGTGGCTCGGGCTGGGGTGGCGGCGGCGGTGGCCGGTTGGCTTGCTTTCTAGCAGGCACCAAGATCCTCACGGCAAGCGCCGAGAAAACGGTGCAGGACCTTCGAGTCGGAGATACCCTCCCGACCATTTCAGGCGGCACCCGAGCAATTCAGAAAATTCGAAGTTGGACGGCCGAACGTCCTGACAACGAGAAATGGAGTGACGACGTCGCTCCTATCAAAGTGTGCCAGGGTGCGCTTGGTCCGAACATCCCTCGGAAAGACCTCTACCTCTCGCCCAATCACGCTCTCTACGTCGATGGCGTTCTTATACCGGCCCGCAATTTGGTCAACGGCAGGTCGATCGTGCGGTGCTCGGATTATGACCGCGACTCGATCACGTATTTCCACATCGAGTTTGAAGATCATCATGTAATTTGGGCGAATGGCGCGCCGGTCGAGTCTCGGTTTGTGGAATCGATGACGCCATTCGCACCAATCTGGACTGGCGGCCGTCGCTTCGAACTAAATTCGCGGCTGAGGAGCGCAATTTCACCTTGGTTCGATACCCGCACGACATTCGATAAGATTCGCGATCGAATTGAAGAACGATCGGAATTCGAGTTTGCGATTGCGTAG